One Deltaproteobacteria bacterium genomic region harbors:
- a CDS encoding metallophosphoesterase family protein, with protein sequence MKIGVMSDTHLREVTEELKKVVEGIFSGTDMILHAGDIVSPAVLNYLNSARVIAVSGNMDFYDTAQALPSKRIVKAGKFKIGLIHGWGSPHGLAQKLRKEFDEIDCLIFGHSHRPLNSQVGSELYFNPGSMTFGSRSHKRSVGMLQINDTIQGEIIALD encoded by the coding sequence ATGAAGATCGGAGTTATGTCTGACACGCACCTGAGAGAGGTCACGGAAGAGCTGAAAAAGGTCGTCGAAGGAATTTTCAGCGGCACGGATATGATCCTTCATGCCGGGGATATCGTTTCACCGGCGGTGCTGAATTATCTCAACTCTGCCCGCGTGATCGCAGTCAGCGGCAATATGGATTTTTATGATACAGCACAGGCCCTTCCAAGCAAACGCATCGTTAAGGCCGGAAAGTTTAAAATCGGGCTCATACACGGCTGGGGCTCGCCGCACGGCCTGGCCCAAAAACTCAGGAAGGAGTTTGATGAGATAGACTGCCTCATCTTCGGCCACAGCCACCGGCCGCTCAATTCACAGGTCGGGTCTGAACTTTACTTCAATCCAGGGTCCATGACCTTCGGGAGTCGCTCTCACAAAAGATCAGTGGGCATGTTACAAATAAACGACACGATCCAGGGAGAAATCATCGCTCTCGACTAG
- a CDS encoding HIT domain-containing protein, whose amino-acid sequence MKNLWAPWRMTYITGDDNQAATGSCIFCLKGDHPAPDKERFVLYVGPLSMVMMNRYPYTNGHLLVAPRRHVAELADLDKEELGDLLDLVRTSIEIIRQDMNPDGFNVGLNIGQVAGAGVEDHIHFHIVPRWNGDTNFMTVFADVRVIPEHLEATFGRLAKFFMALPKK is encoded by the coding sequence ATGAAAAACCTCTGGGCCCCCTGGCGCATGACTTACATTACCGGAGATGACAACCAGGCCGCCACTGGAAGCTGCATCTTTTGTTTGAAAGGGGATCACCCAGCGCCGGATAAGGAACGGTTCGTTCTTTATGTCGGTCCACTCTCCATGGTCATGATGAATCGATACCCTTACACCAACGGTCACCTTCTGGTCGCCCCCCGCCGCCATGTAGCCGAACTCGCTGATCTGGATAAGGAGGAGCTAGGCGACCTACTTGACCTTGTCCGCACCAGCATCGAGATAATACGCCAGGACATGAACCCGGATGGGTTCAATGTCGGCTTGAACATCGGCCAGGTAGCTGGAGCTGGCGTGGAAGACCACATCCACTTTCATATCGTGCCGCGCTGGAATGGGGATACAAATTTCATGACCGTCTTTGCTGATGTGCGGGTCATCCCGGAACATCTGGAGGCCACGTTTGGTCGTCTGGCAAAATTTTTTATGGCACTGCCCAAGAAGTGA
- a CDS encoding DUF1049 domain-containing protein, with protein sequence MKTIKAISIGLAIIILAILVVQNLEVLSQSEVFRFNFLLASFDSPPLQIYLLLIIFFLLGFAAAYLIGFVKQRRLKKTINKLNQSQVETEKELNSLRNLPLTDTSLAVNKMQPDMQNEN encoded by the coding sequence GTGAAAACTATAAAAGCGATAAGCATCGGCCTGGCTATCATCATCCTGGCAATCCTTGTGGTCCAGAACCTGGAAGTTCTATCCCAGAGTGAGGTTTTCAGATTCAACTTTCTCCTTGCATCTTTTGACAGCCCCCCGCTTCAGATTTATCTCCTTCTGATCATCTTCTTCCTCCTGGGTTTCGCGGCTGCCTATCTGATCGGCTTTGTCAAGCAACGCCGCCTGAAGAAGACTATCAATAAGCTTAATCAGTCCCAGGTCGAAACCGAAAAGGAATTAAACTCACTCCGCAATCTTCCGCTCACCGATACGAGCCTCGCCGTCAACAAGATGCAGCCTGATATGCAAAACGAAAATTGA